Proteins from one Megalopta genalis isolate 19385.01 chromosome 1, iyMegGena1_principal, whole genome shotgun sequence genomic window:
- the LOC117218703 gene encoding contactin translates to MCQIQIVLTLILVVSTSVYSQSISDGEIYQCPQHWIKFQDSCYRFIRSPIREREDARRNCQAYQSDLITINSLDEHGFVLYQLLWQDPQHRKWYTGIKYQNGNWINEGDSTQLLNMDNAFLPERNDNIINKDYLVYTYHNNLQRWGLEKVTGRDKLLYICEAPISTLHNLVEDDRTYQYGVEIDNPNQIPRGPYFIKQPQDKVFDVSKRKISNDVSLSCLAGGYPAPTYEWFKEDYEKDRLIATKIDPLQNNRYTVSGGTLIIYEPDQTTDRGSYHCKATNKFGTIISESVELSFGYILEFNLKRSEERGDQNWGKAVYCDPPQHFPGVKYYWARDYFPNFVEEDKRVFVSHDGALYFSALETIDRGNYSCNVQSVASDTGRNGPFFPLRVDAHSSFQQLKFPNNFPKAFPEAPVAGEEVRLECIAFGYPVPSYNWTRKGAPLPRGAYTTSYNRVLIIPKVHVDDQGEYVCRVHNDRVGIDNSVRLTIQAAPNFTIPLVDKHMDNRGELTWTCEAFGIPDVTYSWFKNGELLDMETLPPEDRGRYSIQDNVLNIKLLNPETDPAMYQCRAKNQLRTKYSSAQLRVLSLKPSFKKRPMEPETYAAEKGNVTIFCNPEAAPRPKFVWKKDGNVIGSGGRRRILETGSLIISPVSRDDEGTYICTATNQYGMDETRGRLIVLHGPQFLERLPQRITTSVMQNQTLRCMGDIDEMLDVAYIWKHNDLRIRDGDLMNNPRLRIDGEELNIINATFAEAGEYECIIKSAVGEISSKTIVTIEGPPGPPGGVQVVNIVKTSTTLRWTDGALNGKPITMYTVSARTNWNHTWFNVIENITAIEVDRYNGRKEAYLENILKPYTTYSFAVSAYNELGYSLPSSPSPQYSTPSDKPSRVPSNIGGGGGKIGDLTIKWDPLPPSDQNGPGIYYKIFWRQKYHEKEYQSLSLKEYGNVGRSVVQVQQQYYYTEYEVKVQAANALGFGPISDAVTIFSAEDMPQVAPQQVVAHSYNSTSLNVSWSSIEQTREKIRGKLIGHRIKYWKESNREEDAVYYLSRSTRPWALVVGLQPDTYYYVKVMAYNTAGEGPESERYLERTYRKAPQKPPSSVNVYSVNPSTIRVVWRYVQPSLEEEPLIGYKIRVWELDQDMITANDTIIRGGSKLEADITNLSPGKAYHLRVLAYSNGGDGRMSSPTHTFQMGDATAFRSTASNKILDAALGISLLVLLHIFEYV, encoded by the exons atGTGTCAGATACAAATAGTTCTAACACTCATCCTAGTTGTTTCGACTAGTGTATACTCTCAGAGTATATCAGATGGAGAAATATATCAGTGTCCACAACATTGGATAAAATTCCAAGATTCTTGTTACCGTTTTATAAGAAGTCCCATCAGAGAAAGAGAGGATGCTAGAAGAAATTGTCAAGCTTATCAGAGTGATCTTATTACAATTAACTCTTTAGATGAACATGGATTTGtattatatcaattattatGGCAAGATCCTCAACATCGTAAATGGTACACTGGTATTAAATATCAAAATGGAAACTGGATAAATGAGGGTGATAGTACTCAGTTACTAAATATGGATAATGCATTCTTACCTGAGCGAAatgataacataattaacaaagATTATTTGGTATATACTTACCACAATAATTTGCAACGTTGGGGATTAGAGAAAGTAACAGGCAgagataaattattatatatttgcgAAGCTCCAATTTCTACCTTACATAACTTAGTAGAAGATGATCGTACTTATCAATATGGTGTTGAAATTGATAATCCTAATCAAATACCTAGAGGaccatattttattaaacaaccTCAAGATAAAGTATTCGATGTGTCAAAAAGGAAAATTAGTAATGATGTTTCATTAAGTTGTCTTGCAGGTGGTTATCCTGCACCAACATATGAATGGTTTAAAGAAGATTATGAGAAGGACAGATTAATTGCAACAAAAATAGATCCATTACAAAATAATAGATATACTGTGAGTGGTGGTACTTTAATTATTTATGAACCCGATCag ACAACGGATAGAGGTTCATATCATTGCAAAGCCACAAATAAATTTGGTACAATTATATCTGAAAGTGTTGAATTGTCATTTGGTTATATACTggaatttaatttaaaacgTTCAGAAGAGCGTGGAGATCAAAATTGGGGTAAAGCTGTATACTGTGATCCACCGCAACATTTTCCTGGAGTAAAGTACTATTGGGCACGTGATTATTTTCCTAATTTTGTGGAAGAAGATAAACGTGTTTTTGTTTCCCATGATGGAGCACTTTACTTCTCTGCATTGGAAACGATTGATCGTGGAAATTATTCTTGTAATGTTCAAAGTGTTGCATCAGATACTGGTCGTAATGGACCGTTCTTCCCATTGAGAGTTGATGCACatt CTTCCTTTCAACAGTTGAAGTTTCCTAATAATTTTCCAAAAGCATTTCcagaagcaccagtggctggaGAGGAAGTTAGACTTGAGTGTATTGCATTTGGATA CCCCGTTCCATCTTACAATTGGACAAGAAAGGGTGCACCCTTACCACGTGGAGCATATACAACTAGTTACAACCGTGTATTAATAATACCAAAAGTACATGTCGATGATCAAGGGGAATATGTCTGTAGAGTTCACAATGACAGAGTTGGCATTGATAATTCTGTTAGATTAACTATACAAGCAGCTCCCAATTTCACTATTCCATTAGTTGATAAACATATGGATAATAGAGGAGAATTAACTTGGACATGTGAAGCATTTGGAATACCAGATGTAACTTatagttggtttaaaaatggTGAACTATTGGATATGGAAACATTGCCCCCTGAAGATAGAGGCCGCTATTCTAttcaagacaacgttctaaacaTAAAACTTTTAAATCCAGAAACGGATCCAGCTATGTATCAATGTCGTGCGAAAAATCAGTTAAGAACAAAGTATTCGTCTGCACAACTTCGAGTTTTAT CATTAAAACCGTCGTTTAAAAAACGTCCTATGGAACCTGAAACATATGCAGCTGAAAAAGGTAACgttacaattttttgtaatccTGAAGCTGCACCTAGACCAAAGTTTGTCTGGAAAAAAGATGGAAATGTAATTGGTTCTGGTGGTAGACGAAGGATTTTAGAAACTGGTAGCCTTATAATCAGTCCAGTTTCTAGAGATGATGAAGGTACTTACATTTGTACTGCAACAAATCAGTATGGAATGGATGAAACTCGTGGGCGACTAATAGTTTTAC ATGGTCCACAATTTTTGGAAAGACTACCGCAACGCATAACTACATCAGTCATGCAAAATCAAACTTTACGATGTATGGGAGACATAGATGAAATGCTAGATGTTGCTTATATTTGGAAACACAATGACTTACGTATCAGAGATGGAGATCTCATGAATAATCCAAGATTACGTATAGATGGGGAAGaacttaatataataaatgcTACGTTTGCCGAAGCTGGAGAATATGAATGTATAATTAAAAGTGCTGTAGGTGAAATTTCTAGCAAAACAATAGTAACAATAGAAGGGCCACCAGGACCACCTGGAGGTGTACAAgttgtaaatattgtaaaaactTCTACAACTTTACGTTGGACAGATGGTGCTTTGAATGGTAAACCCATTACAATGTATACAGTAAGTGCAAGAACCAACTGGAATCATACATGGTTTAATGTCATAGAAA ATATAACTGCCATTGAAGTAGATAGGTACAACGGTAGAAAAGAAGCCTATTTAGAGAACATTTTAAAACCTTATACTACTTACTCGTTTGCTGTATCTGCATATAATGAATTAGGTTACAGTTTACCATCATCGCCTTCTCCGCAGTATAGCACTCCATCAGATAAACCAAGTAGAGTTCCATCAAATATAGGTGGTGGAGGAGGGAAAATTGGAGATCTTACCATTAAGTGGGATCCTTTACCACCATCAGATCAAAACGGTCCCGGAATTTATTACAAAATCTTTTGGCGTCAAAAATATCATGAAAAGGAATATCAGTCATTGTCTTTGAAAGAATATGGCAATGTTGGGAGAAGTGTTGTACAAGTACagcaacaatattattatacagaaTACGAAGTTAAGGTCCAAGCAGCTAATGCTTTAGGTTTTGGACCAATTTCCGACGCAGTCACGATATTCAGTGCAGAAGACATGCCACAAGTAGCTCCGCAACAAGTGGTTGCCCATAGCTACAATAGTACTAGTTTGAATGTTAGCTGGTCCTCAATTGAACAAACTCGAGAAAAAATACGAGGCAAATTAATAGGTCATAGAATAAAGTATTGGAAAGAAAGCAATCGAGAAGAAGATGCAGTATATTATTTGTCTCGAAGTACAAGACCTTGGGCTCTTGTAGTTGGTCTTCAGCCAGATACTTACTACTATGTTAAAGTAATGGCATACAATACTGCTGGAGAGGGCCCTGAAAGTGAACGATATTTAGAAAGAACATATCGAAAGGCACCACAGAAACCACCATCTTCTGTTAATGTATATAGTGTAAATCCTTCGACAATTAGAGTTGTGTGGCGTTACGTACAACCAAGTTTAGAAGAGGAACCATTAATAGGATACAAAATACGAGTTTGGGAATTAGACCAAGATATGATTACGGCAAATGATACTATTATAAGAGGTGGTTCAAAATTAGAAGCCGATATTACTAACCTCAGTCCTGGTAAAGCATACCATCTGCGTGTACTTGCATACAGTAACGGAGGAGATGGACGCATGTCAAGCCCGACCCACACATTCCAAATGGGAGATGCAACAGCTTTTAGAAGTACTGCCAGCAACAAAATCTTGGATGCAGCTCTTGGCATATCTTTGTTAGtacttttacatatttttgaaTACGTATAA